A part of Maridesulfovibrio hydrothermalis AM13 = DSM 14728 genomic DNA contains:
- a CDS encoding sugar 3,4-ketoisomerase, protein MINEDKPHIIDLPKIQDNRGNLTFIENSRHIPFDIKRVYYLYDVPGGESRGGHAHKKLRQYIIAASGSFDVVLDDGKNKTRFSLNRSYYGLYIPTMTWRELENFSSGSVCLVLASEYYDPTDYYYTYDDFMKAVNENE, encoded by the coding sequence ATGATTAACGAAGACAAACCTCATATTATTGACCTGCCGAAGATTCAAGATAACCGGGGAAACCTTACTTTTATTGAAAACAGCCGCCATATTCCTTTTGATATCAAAAGAGTGTACTATCTATATGACGTTCCCGGCGGAGAATCGCGCGGCGGTCATGCGCATAAAAAACTCAGGCAGTATATTATTGCCGCTTCTGGAAGTTTTGACGTGGTGCTTGATGACGGGAAAAACAAAACAAGATTCTCATTAAACCGTTCATATTACGGACTTTATATACCTACAATGACATGGCGTGAACTTGAAAACTTTTCCTCCGGCTCTGTCTGTTTGGTGTTGGCCTCGGAATATTACGACCCGACAGATTATTACTACACCTATGATGATTTTATGAAGGCGGTTAACGAAAATGAATGA
- a CDS encoding DegT/DnrJ/EryC1/StrS family aminotransferase, producing the protein MNEIKFLDVGWTYQTLAAKMDAAAKRVLESGWYILGDEVNAFEKEFALYTGAKHCIGTGNGLDSLELVLRAAGVGIGDDVLVPSNTFIATWLAVTRTGANIVPVEPVESTYTMDPEKLEAALTPATKAVIPVHLYGQPADMDPIMEFAEKHSLFVLTDAAQAHGAVYKRRMSGTLGHAAAFSFYPGKNLGAFGDGGAVTTMDDTIAENVHKIANYGSTDKYKHDSLGFNSRLDEMQAAFLRVKLDQLDNWNWRRRNIAEVYLKGLVDTPLVLPVVPEHIQSVWHLFVVRCHNRDGLIKHLEKNKIQASIHYPTPPHKQGAYRNMADLSLPISEAIHREVLSLPIGPHMTEEQAERVVECVKSYF; encoded by the coding sequence ATGAATGAAATTAAATTTTTAGATGTCGGTTGGACCTATCAAACTCTTGCTGCCAAAATGGACGCTGCTGCCAAAAGGGTTCTTGAATCCGGATGGTACATTCTCGGTGATGAAGTAAATGCTTTTGAAAAAGAATTTGCGCTTTATACAGGGGCCAAGCATTGCATCGGAACCGGAAACGGTCTTGATTCGCTTGAACTGGTTCTGCGCGCAGCAGGTGTCGGTATTGGAGACGATGTGCTCGTACCGTCTAATACTTTTATTGCCACATGGCTGGCGGTCACCCGTACCGGAGCTAACATCGTTCCCGTTGAGCCGGTAGAGTCTACCTACACAATGGACCCCGAAAAACTTGAAGCGGCTTTGACTCCCGCAACCAAAGCGGTCATTCCCGTGCACCTTTACGGGCAGCCTGCGGATATGGACCCCATCATGGAATTTGCCGAGAAGCACTCTCTTTTCGTGCTGACCGATGCTGCTCAGGCTCACGGGGCAGTTTATAAAAGACGCATGTCAGGAACTCTCGGACATGCCGCGGCTTTCAGCTTTTATCCGGGTAAAAACCTTGGAGCCTTCGGAGATGGCGGCGCAGTGACTACAATGGATGATACCATTGCAGAGAATGTGCATAAAATCGCCAACTATGGTTCAACTGATAAATACAAGCATGATTCCCTTGGGTTCAACAGCCGTCTCGACGAAATGCAGGCTGCATTTTTGCGGGTGAAACTGGACCAGCTTGATAACTGGAACTGGCGCAGAAGAAATATTGCCGAAGTTTACCTCAAAGGACTGGTGGATACACCACTTGTTCTGCCTGTTGTGCCTGAACATATCCAGTCTGTCTGGCATTTGTTTGTAGTGCGCTGTCATAATAGAGACGGCCTGATCAAGCATCTCGAAAAGAACAAAATTCAGGCTTCGATTCACTATCCTACCCCGCCGCATAAGCAGGGCGCGTATAGAAATATGGCAGACCTGTCATTGCCTATCAGTGAAGCAATACACCGCGAGGTGCTTTCGCTGCCGATCGGTCCCCATATGACCGAGGAACAGGCCGAGCGCGTAGTTGAGTGCGTGAAGTCGTACTTCTAG
- the gltA gene encoding NADPH-dependent glutamate synthase encodes MVNKQKFDPTRTPMPEQPADVRSKNFLEVALGYSKEEAMLEAARCLQCKKPLCQKGCPVEIDIKGFIKHLADGDIPSAYRVIKETNALPAVCGRVCPQENQCEGACILGKKYEPVAIGRLERFVADTFDSDSACEMITGHTACSLLNEQFKVACIGSGPSSLTVAGYLAARGVPVTVFEALHEIGGVLVYGIPEFRLPKSVVAREVGALWSKGVTFMPNYVGGKTVTIPDLMEEGYDAVFIGVGAGLPWFLNIPGENLVGVYSSNEYLTRINLGRAYDFPNYDTPAPKARNVAVIGGGNVAMDAARTALRLGAENVYITYRRTQEEMPARLEELHHAIEEGVQLELLTSPIAINGDENSHVKSMTLQVMELGEPDDSGRRRPVPIEGKTRELEVDMVILAVGTGANPILLEATPGLDLSSRGYIVTDAETGETSIPNVYAGGDIAGGSSTVISAMGAGRKAAKTIADKLGV; translated from the coding sequence ATGGTTAATAAACAGAAATTCGACCCCACCCGTACCCCTATGCCGGAACAACCGGCTGACGTCAGAAGCAAAAACTTCCTTGAAGTTGCACTGGGCTATTCCAAAGAAGAGGCTATGCTTGAAGCGGCCCGCTGCCTTCAGTGTAAAAAACCTCTCTGTCAGAAAGGCTGTCCTGTTGAGATCGATATCAAGGGGTTCATCAAACACCTTGCTGACGGCGACATTCCTTCCGCATACCGTGTAATTAAAGAAACAAACGCCCTGCCAGCTGTCTGTGGACGAGTCTGTCCACAGGAAAATCAGTGCGAAGGGGCTTGTATTCTCGGCAAAAAATACGAACCGGTCGCCATCGGCCGCCTTGAAAGATTTGTCGCTGACACATTTGACAGTGATTCCGCATGTGAAATGATTACCGGTCACACAGCATGCAGTCTGCTCAATGAACAATTCAAGGTTGCCTGTATCGGCTCCGGCCCTTCCAGCCTTACCGTTGCCGGTTATCTGGCAGCACGCGGTGTGCCCGTGACTGTTTTTGAAGCACTCCACGAAATAGGCGGAGTTCTTGTTTACGGTATTCCTGAATTCAGGCTGCCCAAGTCCGTTGTTGCCCGCGAAGTCGGCGCACTCTGGTCTAAAGGCGTTACCTTCATGCCCAACTATGTCGGCGGCAAAACCGTGACCATTCCAGACCTGATGGAAGAAGGTTACGATGCTGTCTTCATCGGTGTCGGAGCAGGACTGCCCTGGTTCCTCAATATTCCCGGCGAAAACCTTGTCGGTGTCTACTCTTCCAACGAGTATCTTACCCGCATCAACCTTGGCCGTGCCTACGATTTCCCCAACTACGACACTCCCGCGCCTAAAGCCCGTAACGTGGCTGTAATCGGCGGCGGCAACGTAGCAATGGACGCTGCCCGCACAGCCCTGCGCCTTGGTGCTGAGAACGTATACATCACTTACCGCCGTACTCAGGAAGAGATGCCTGCCCGCCTTGAAGAGCTGCATCACGCCATTGAGGAAGGGGTTCAACTTGAGCTGCTGACCTCCCCTATCGCGATTAACGGCGATGAAAATTCACATGTAAAATCCATGACCCTGCAAGTAATGGAACTCGGAGAGCCTGATGATTCCGGCCGCCGCCGTCCCGTTCCCATTGAAGGTAAGACCAGAGAATTAGAGGTAGATATGGTCATCCTCGCAGTCGGAACCGGAGCCAACCCCATTCTGCTCGAAGCCACACCCGGCCTTGATCTCAGCAGCAGGGGCTACATCGTAACCGATGCCGAAACCGGTGAAACGTCAATTCCCAACGTCTACGCCGGCGGTGACATAGCGGGTGGATCATCCACTGTTATCTCCGCCATGGGCGCAGGCCGCAAGGCTGCTAAAACTATCGCCGACAAGCTTGGCGTATAG
- a CDS encoding sulfide/dihydroorotate dehydrogenase-like FAD/NAD-binding protein: protein MSNKILTKEALIPGQTSMLVIDCPQIAEKARPGNFVILRIHEKGERIPLTIADTDPEAGTITIVYLVVGKSSALLETLKEGDIILDVCGPLGKPTHIEKSGTVICIGGGTGIAAMHHIAKGHHRAGNHVVAIVGARSKDLLLFCDELGSFCPELLIATDDGSIGHKGFVTEVLRERLEKDKSVSEVIAIGPVPMMEAVSKVTKPFGVPTTVSLNSIMVDGVGMCGACRCNIGGETKFACVDGPEFDGHKVDFNELRMRLAQYKDQEAASMDLFRRDHG, encoded by the coding sequence ATGAGCAACAAAATTCTTACTAAAGAGGCACTTATCCCCGGCCAGACGAGCATGCTGGTCATTGACTGTCCACAAATCGCTGAAAAGGCCAGACCCGGCAACTTCGTCATTCTGCGCATCCACGAAAAAGGGGAACGCATTCCCCTCACCATCGCTGATACCGACCCGGAAGCAGGAACCATCACCATTGTATATCTAGTAGTTGGTAAAAGCTCCGCCCTGCTTGAAACATTAAAGGAAGGCGACATCATTTTAGATGTATGCGGTCCGCTGGGTAAACCGACACATATCGAAAAATCCGGTACTGTCATCTGTATCGGCGGCGGAACCGGAATCGCCGCCATGCACCATATTGCCAAAGGACATCACCGGGCCGGCAATCATGTTGTCGCCATTGTCGGAGCGCGCAGCAAAGACCTGCTTCTTTTCTGTGACGAACTGGGCAGCTTCTGCCCTGAACTCCTTATCGCAACCGATGACGGAAGCATCGGGCACAAAGGATTTGTAACCGAGGTGTTGCGCGAACGACTTGAAAAAGACAAAAGCGTATCTGAAGTTATCGCCATCGGCCCTGTCCCCATGATGGAAGCGGTTTCCAAGGTAACTAAACCTTTCGGAGTACCGACCACAGTCAGCCTGAACTCAATCATGGTTGATGGCGTGGGAATGTGCGGAGCATGTCGCTGCAACATCGGCGGTGAAACCAAGTTTGCCTGTGTTGACGGTCCTGAATTTGACGGACACAAAGTCGATTTCAATGAACTGAGGATGCGCCTCGCCCAGTATAAAGATCAGGAAGCCGCTTCGATGGATCTGTTCAGGAGGGATCATGGTTAA
- the lepA gene encoding translation elongation factor 4 has protein sequence MAKIENIRNFSIIAHIDHGKSTLADRILEITGMVSDREKKDQYLDKMELEQERGITIKAQTVRIPYKAADGKEYILNLIDTPGHVDFSYEVSRSLAASEGALLVVDSTQGVEAQTLANVFLALDHDLEIVPVLNKVDLPSTDCERVAQEIEEVIGLDCSDPLMISAKTGLNVEAVIESIVTDLPPPEGDPDAPLKALIFDSWYDSYQGVVVLFRILDGTIKKGDKIQIFSSKREFDVTTLGVYTPEPQKTAMLAAGEVGFLCASMKELNDAPVGDTITLAVDPVKDPFPGFKEVKPMVFCGLYPVEPAEYEPLKGALEKLQLNDTAFSYEPETSTALGFGFRCGFLGLLHMEIIQERLEREFQAKLIATAPSVVYQAKLNNGEVLEIDNPSKMPEAGDLEALAEPYCRLEIHVPNDYVGAVLKLCEEKRGIQQDMRYLTSSRVIITYEVPFAEIMYDFFDKLKSQTKGYASLDYEVIDYRESNLVKLDILINTDPVDAFSAIVHKESAYPFGRSLALKLKRAIPRQMFEIVIQAAIGRKIIAKERVAPFRKNVTAKCYGGDISRKRKLLEKQKEGKKRMKKMGNVEIPQEAFMAVLKAGDD, from the coding sequence ATGGCAAAAATAGAAAATATACGAAATTTCAGCATCATAGCTCATATCGATCATGGTAAGTCCACGCTTGCAGACCGGATTCTCGAAATTACCGGGATGGTTTCTGATCGTGAAAAAAAAGATCAGTATCTGGACAAGATGGAACTTGAGCAGGAACGAGGCATCACCATTAAAGCCCAGACTGTGCGTATTCCGTACAAAGCGGCTGATGGCAAAGAGTACATCCTCAACCTTATCGACACTCCCGGTCACGTGGATTTCAGTTATGAAGTTTCCCGTAGTCTGGCTGCGTCGGAAGGTGCACTTCTGGTGGTAGACTCCACTCAGGGGGTTGAGGCCCAGACTCTGGCTAACGTTTTTCTTGCCTTGGATCATGATCTTGAGATCGTGCCTGTGCTTAATAAGGTTGATCTGCCAAGCACAGACTGTGAAAGGGTGGCGCAGGAAATTGAGGAAGTCATCGGGCTTGATTGTTCCGATCCATTAATGATCAGTGCCAAGACCGGACTGAATGTGGAAGCTGTTATTGAGTCCATTGTGACCGATCTGCCGCCACCAGAAGGTGACCCTGACGCTCCCTTGAAAGCTCTTATTTTTGACTCATGGTATGACTCATATCAGGGGGTTGTGGTTCTTTTCAGAATTCTGGACGGAACTATTAAGAAGGGCGACAAGATTCAGATCTTCTCATCCAAGCGAGAGTTTGATGTGACAACCTTAGGTGTTTACACTCCTGAACCGCAGAAGACTGCAATGCTTGCAGCCGGTGAGGTTGGATTTCTCTGTGCCAGCATGAAGGAACTTAATGATGCGCCTGTGGGCGATACCATTACCCTTGCTGTTGATCCCGTGAAAGATCCGTTTCCCGGTTTCAAGGAAGTAAAACCTATGGTTTTTTGCGGTCTGTATCCAGTGGAACCCGCTGAATATGAACCGCTCAAAGGTGCGCTTGAAAAGTTGCAGCTTAATGATACCGCTTTTTCATATGAGCCGGAAACATCTACAGCCCTAGGGTTTGGTTTTCGTTGCGGTTTCTTAGGATTGCTGCACATGGAAATTATTCAGGAACGTCTGGAGCGCGAATTTCAGGCCAAACTGATAGCAACGGCTCCTTCAGTTGTTTATCAGGCCAAGCTTAATAATGGCGAAGTGCTTGAGATTGATAATCCAAGCAAGATGCCGGAAGCAGGTGACCTTGAGGCTCTGGCTGAGCCTTATTGCCGTCTGGAAATTCATGTCCCCAATGATTACGTGGGCGCGGTTTTGAAGCTCTGTGAAGAGAAGCGCGGAATCCAGCAGGATATGCGCTATCTGACATCTTCGAGGGTTATCATTACTTATGAAGTGCCTTTTGCGGAAATCATGTATGACTTTTTTGACAAGTTGAAATCTCAAACCAAGGGTTATGCTTCGCTGGATTATGAAGTTATTGATTACCGTGAATCTAATCTGGTAAAGCTTGACATCCTGATTAACACTGACCCTGTGGATGCTTTTTCTGCAATTGTTCATAAAGAATCAGCTTATCCTTTCGGCAGATCACTTGCCCTCAAGCTGAAAAGGGCAATTCCGCGCCAGATGTTTGAAATTGTCATTCAGGCTGCTATCGGCCGCAAGATTATTGCCAAAGAAAGAGTCGCGCCGTTCAGAAA